One window of Thermocoleostomius sinensis A174 genomic DNA carries:
- the urtE gene encoding urea ABC transporter ATP-binding subunit UrtE produces MLNVSGLNVYYGESHILRNVDLSVPRGQMVCLIGRNGVGKTTLLKTIMGLLKPRSGTIVFDDRPIVGLTPDRRARLGIGYVPQGREIIPRLTVKENLLLGYEARADKPRSNQEIPEEIFDLFPVLKTMLSRMGGDLSGGQQQQLAIARAIMGNPQLLVLDEPTEGIQPSIILDIEAAVRQIIAKTGISVLLVEQHLHFVRQADRYYAMQKGGIVASGPTSELSNDIIQRFLAV; encoded by the coding sequence ATGCTGAACGTTTCCGGCTTAAACGTTTATTATGGCGAAAGCCATATTCTGCGAAATGTTGATTTAAGTGTGCCGCGTGGACAAATGGTGTGCCTCATCGGCCGAAATGGGGTTGGTAAAACCACCTTGTTGAAAACGATTATGGGCTTGCTAAAGCCACGCAGCGGCACAATTGTGTTTGACGATCGCCCTATTGTTGGACTGACACCCGATCGACGAGCCAGACTAGGAATTGGCTATGTGCCGCAAGGACGCGAAATTATTCCGAGACTAACGGTGAAAGAAAACCTACTGTTGGGGTACGAGGCCCGCGCCGACAAACCCCGCAGCAACCAAGAAATTCCAGAGGAAATTTTTGACTTGTTTCCCGTCCTTAAAACCATGCTGTCTCGGATGGGCGGCGACCTCAGCGGCGGACAACAGCAGCAGCTAGCCATCGCCCGCGCTATTATGGGCAATCCTCAATTGCTGGTGTTGGATGAACCCACCGAAGGAATCCAACCCTCGATTATTCTCGACATTGAAGCAGCTGTGCGACAAATTATCGCCAAGACGGGCATTTCGGTACTACTCGTCGAGCAACATCTTCACTTTGTGCGTCAAGCCGATCGCTACTATGCGATGCAAAAAGGCGGCATTGTGGCCTCTGGTCCTACGAGTGAACTCAGCAACGATATCATTCAGCGCTTCTTGGCTGTGTAA
- the aat gene encoding leucyl/phenylalanyl-tRNA--protein transferase: MADDAGDNLSWYSSKERALIPLDDRFRYPKSLQRVLNQNRFTVAINRNFEAVVDGCADRDLTWISAELKEIYWELHLMGWAHSFETWQGEELAGGILGIAIGGAFIGESMFYQIPEGSKVAMVKLVEWLRSRGFLLFDAQMTNPHLERFGAYIVSNREYKRLLKQAVQQHCSFVSDNLVSETSSES; encoded by the coding sequence ATGGCAGATGATGCCGGTGACAATTTAAGCTGGTATTCCAGCAAAGAGCGGGCACTCATTCCCCTGGACGATCGATTTCGCTATCCCAAATCGCTACAACGAGTTTTGAACCAAAATCGGTTTACGGTGGCTATCAATCGCAACTTTGAAGCCGTTGTAGACGGTTGTGCCGATCGCGACTTAACCTGGATTTCAGCAGAACTCAAAGAGATTTATTGGGAGTTACATCTGATGGGCTGGGCCCACAGCTTTGAAACTTGGCAAGGTGAGGAATTGGCGGGTGGAATTCTAGGAATTGCCATCGGCGGTGCATTCATCGGAGAGTCGATGTTCTACCAAATACCTGAAGGCTCTAAGGTGGCGATGGTGAAATTGGTGGAATGGTTACGATCGCGCGGATTTCTATTGTTCGACGCACAAATGACAAATCCGCATCTAGAGCGATTTGGCGCTTATATTGTGTCGAACCGTGAGTATAAACGGCTGCTTAAACAGGCAGTACAGCAGCACTGCTCGTTTGTAAGTGACAATTTGGTAAGCGAAACTTCTAGTGAGTCTTAA
- a CDS encoding RsmB/NOP family class I SAM-dependent RNA methyltransferase: protein MAPASKLLVKLSQKLFPVPSDRQQFIEALTQPQPFSPCILWCRSKPSDTPFSTEPPIAWQPDFIDRLQIGEKPGQHPLHQQGYFYCLDFSSVFAISTLLSLDVPVQSVIDVCASPGGKSIFAWVLLQPSYLISNEVIGKRLGALISNFKRCHVQPATVLNLDSSLLAEQLPRSTDVVLVDAPCTGQSLLAKGLNNPGCFHPVTINKNANRQKRILANSAQLVAPQGYLAYMTCAYSIEENEQVSEWLVQQFPQFAPIDVPHLQPYQSRYSHLPCYRMFPQERLGAGAFTILFKNTHLREPQETVIQPLASLVKNLRPIATF from the coding sequence ATGGCTCCTGCCTCTAAATTATTAGTTAAGTTGAGCCAAAAGCTCTTTCCTGTGCCCAGCGATCGACAGCAGTTTATCGAGGCGTTGACCCAACCTCAGCCGTTTTCTCCTTGTATTTTATGGTGTCGATCGAAACCAAGTGACACGCCGTTTTCAACCGAGCCACCAATTGCCTGGCAACCAGACTTTATCGATCGGCTGCAAATAGGCGAGAAGCCAGGTCAACATCCCCTACACCAGCAAGGCTATTTTTACTGCTTAGATTTTTCCTCGGTCTTTGCCATTTCTACTCTGTTATCCCTTGACGTTCCGGTACAATCGGTCATCGATGTTTGTGCCTCACCCGGCGGTAAAAGTATATTTGCGTGGGTGTTGTTGCAGCCATCTTATCTAATCAGCAATGAGGTGATCGGTAAACGACTAGGGGCGCTAATTTCTAATTTCAAACGTTGTCATGTACAACCAGCGACTGTGCTCAATCTCGACTCTAGTTTACTAGCTGAGCAATTGCCGCGATCGACGGATGTGGTTTTGGTCGATGCGCCCTGCACTGGGCAATCGTTGCTGGCTAAAGGGTTGAACAATCCTGGCTGCTTTCATCCCGTCACTATCAACAAAAACGCTAACCGCCAAAAGCGAATTTTAGCCAACTCGGCCCAACTGGTGGCTCCTCAAGGGTATCTTGCCTATATGACCTGTGCTTATTCAATCGAAGAAAATGAACAGGTCAGCGAATGGCTTGTGCAGCAATTTCCACAGTTTGCCCCGATCGACGTGCCCCACCTTCAGCCCTATCAGTCTCGCTATAGCCACTTGCCTTGCTATCGCATGTTTCCGCAGGAGCGGTTGGGAGCCGGAGCATTTACCATTTTGTTCAAAAATACCCATTTGCGTGAACCGCAGGAGACTGTCATCCAACCCTTAGCTTCCCTTGTCAAGAACTTGCGCCCGATCGCGACTTTTTAA
- a CDS encoding N-acetylmuramoyl-L-alanine amidase — protein MKHWLLPSLLSVMGTICFAVPAEAAQLEVWRFDADNNRLTFTTDEAVQPRVQLLANPTRLVIDLPDTTLARSPVEDVLDGVIREVRVGQLDATTTRIVIELEPGYTLDPQRVRVRSTTSTRWTVELPAPAPVTAAATTIAQTSDPLEAQARIEDVRITPDGFFVRVTGEPDNIDQDNDRRPRRFTVEFENTVLAPAIAQRDIALDRHGVTRLQLIQDIDGDEPVVRLILDLDADSPNWRANPSDYGGVALNPSRGRVLTQGQSSQSLTTAETVTTAPLPVPDRPIPAPDAPSILAPVPLPDVSDSRVTIAIDAGHGGRDPGAVGIGGLRETDVVLDISLQVAQILEQQGVRVILTRRDDREIDLEPRVQTANRANANLFISIHANAISLDRPDVNGVETYYYSDAGQRLAQVIHNTVVRLTNSRDRRVRFARFYVLRNTTMPAVLVEVGFVTGAEDAQRLADPSFRTQMAEAIAAGILQYVQQNF, from the coding sequence GTGAAACACTGGCTATTACCCAGTCTTTTGAGTGTCATGGGAACAATTTGCTTCGCTGTTCCCGCTGAAGCTGCGCAACTAGAGGTTTGGCGATTTGATGCAGACAATAATCGGTTAACTTTCACAACCGATGAAGCGGTTCAACCCAGGGTACAACTGCTTGCCAACCCCACCCGCCTTGTGATCGATTTGCCCGATACTACCTTGGCTCGATCGCCCGTTGAAGACGTGTTAGATGGCGTCATTCGGGAAGTGCGCGTGGGACAACTAGATGCAACCACGACTCGAATTGTGATTGAGCTAGAACCTGGCTATACGCTAGATCCACAGCGGGTTCGGGTGCGTAGTACCACTTCAACGCGGTGGACGGTAGAACTGCCTGCACCAGCCCCTGTGACGGCAGCAGCTACAACGATTGCGCAAACCTCCGATCCTCTGGAGGCTCAAGCTCGCATTGAAGACGTGCGCATTACACCCGATGGCTTTTTCGTGCGGGTTACGGGTGAACCAGACAATATCGATCAAGATAACGATCGCCGTCCCCGCCGCTTTACTGTAGAGTTTGAGAACACGGTGCTGGCTCCTGCCATAGCGCAGCGAGACATCGCCCTCGATCGACACGGCGTTACCCGGCTGCAACTGATTCAAGATATAGACGGGGACGAACCAGTCGTCCGTTTGATTTTGGATCTAGATGCAGATAGCCCCAACTGGCGAGCCAATCCAAGCGACTATGGCGGTGTGGCATTGAACCCCAGTCGGGGAAGGGTATTAACGCAAGGACAATCCTCACAATCCTTGACAACTGCTGAAACCGTTACAACTGCTCCGTTACCCGTTCCCGATCGACCGATTCCTGCTCCTGACGCTCCATCCATTCTCGCTCCTGTTCCCTTGCCTGATGTATCAGACAGCCGCGTTACCATTGCCATCGATGCAGGACATGGCGGCCGCGATCCGGGAGCCGTTGGTATCGGTGGTCTGCGAGAAACCGATGTGGTGTTGGATATTAGTCTACAAGTGGCTCAAATTCTGGAACAGCAAGGTGTTCGTGTGATTTTAACTCGACGAGACGATCGTGAGATTGATCTAGAGCCACGGGTACAGACAGCCAATCGCGCCAACGCCAATCTGTTTATCAGCATTCATGCGAATGCCATCAGTCTCGATCGCCCAGATGTGAATGGAGTTGAGACTTATTACTATTCAGACGCCGGTCAGCGCTTAGCACAAGTGATTCACAATACAGTGGTACGGCTCACCAATTCTCGCGATCGGCGAGTACGATTTGCGCGCTTCTATGTGTTACGCAACACAACCATGCCAGCGGTGCTGGTTGAAGTGGGATTTGTTACAGGGGCAGAAGATGCCCAGCGTTTAGCTGATCCAAGCTTCCGAACGCAGATGGCTGAGGCGATCGCTGCCGGAATTTTGCAGTATGTGCAGCAAAATTTTTGA
- a CDS encoding SDR family oxidoreductase, which translates to MKTLVVGATGETGRRIVQELVQRQIPVRAMVRDLDKGKQLLPDNVELVTGDVLNPQSLREAIGDSTVILSATGAAPSFDPTGPYKVDYLGTKNLVDVAKEKGIQQLVMVSSLCVSKLFHPLNLFWLILVWKKRAEEYLQKSGVPYTIVRPGGLKNEDNTDAIVMQGADTLFDGSIPRTKVAQVCVEALVQPQAKNKIVEIVAKPDAPTQSLDALFAAV; encoded by the coding sequence ATGAAAACGTTAGTGGTTGGTGCAACGGGTGAAACCGGACGACGGATTGTGCAAGAACTGGTACAGCGGCAAATTCCAGTGCGGGCAATGGTGAGAGACTTAGATAAAGGCAAGCAATTGTTGCCAGATAACGTTGAATTGGTGACAGGGGACGTGTTGAATCCTCAAAGTCTTCGAGAGGCGATCGGTGACAGTACGGTGATTCTCTCGGCAACGGGGGCGGCTCCTAGTTTTGATCCAACCGGCCCTTACAAGGTGGATTACTTAGGCACAAAAAACTTAGTTGATGTAGCGAAAGAAAAGGGCATTCAGCAACTAGTGATGGTGTCGTCCCTGTGCGTCTCTAAACTTTTCCATCCGCTAAATTTGTTCTGGCTGATTCTGGTGTGGAAAAAACGAGCCGAGGAGTACCTGCAAAAAAGTGGAGTCCCCTACACGATCGTTCGTCCAGGCGGTCTCAAAAACGAAGACAACACCGATGCGATCGTCATGCAAGGTGCAGATACGTTGTTTGATGGCAGCATTCCCCGCACAAAGGTGGCTCAAGTTTGTGTCGAAGCGTTGGTTCAACCACAAGCCAAAAACAAAATTGTGGAAATTGTGGCTAAACCCGACGCCCCAACTCAATCTTTAGATGCTTTGTTTGCAGCCGTTTGA
- a CDS encoding DUF1997 domain-containing protein encodes MQANSAEHCTIEQTPTVLGATSDLIDGTSLMEEQLAPTTDANCFHGSFSSCMEMYADTKTVADYLDGHRAWFPRCARPMKVEAIGDTGYALTIGRFGSFGYEVEPRIGLNLLPQDHGIYRIETISVPGYQPVGYDVDFQAALQLIETDPTNSDFSPLITRVEWELDLKVLIQFPRFIQALPKSLVQSTGDRLLNQIVRQVSRRLTHKVQQDFHQTIGIPFPRRR; translated from the coding sequence ATGCAGGCAAATTCGGCTGAACACTGTACCATCGAACAGACTCCTACTGTTTTGGGAGCCACTTCTGATTTAATTGATGGCACATCTTTGATGGAAGAACAGCTAGCCCCCACAACCGATGCCAACTGTTTTCACGGCAGCTTTTCAAGCTGTATGGAAATGTATGCCGATACCAAGACCGTAGCAGATTATTTAGATGGGCATCGAGCTTGGTTTCCACGTTGTGCTCGGCCCATGAAGGTAGAAGCGATCGGTGACACTGGCTATGCGCTGACGATCGGACGGTTTGGCTCCTTTGGCTATGAGGTAGAGCCGCGAATTGGATTAAATTTGTTACCACAAGACCACGGCATTTATCGAATTGAAACGATTTCTGTCCCAGGCTATCAACCCGTTGGCTATGATGTGGATTTTCAAGCCGCTCTACAGCTGATCGAGACTGATCCTACGAACTCAGATTTCTCTCCTTTGATTACCCGGGTGGAATGGGAATTGGATTTAAAAGTATTGATTCAGTTTCCGCGCTTTATTCAAGCTTTGCCCAAATCCTTAGTGCAATCCACAGGCGATCGACTGTTAAACCAAATCGTTCGACAAGTTTCTCGTCGTCTCACCCATAAGGTTCAACAAGATTTTCATCAAACCATTGGGATTCCATTTCCGAGGCGGCGTTAA